One region of Trinickia violacea genomic DNA includes:
- a CDS encoding mannose-1-phosphate guanylyltransferase/mannose-6-phosphate isomerase translates to MKAAPAVPSPEATAARDASARNGPAHSSDIPDLAALAATPCTRLLPVVLAGGSGTRLWPMSREHYPKQLIGVVGSDSLLQATVRRMEGFPSGWQVAASPMIVCGDEHRFVIDEQLRASGVEARLIVEPARRDTAPALTLAAALACAAGDDAILVAMPSDHSIADVPALQRAIEAAARHAERGAIATLGVPPTRPDTGFGYIRIGSALDDGAHLIDRFVEKPAAELAAQYVAAGTYWWNSGIFIVRASVWLDALQRLQPDMHAACLAAIVQGEADGKIFKPDSEAFTHAPSDSIDYAVMERLGGAEAPCEGVVVPLVAGWSDLGSWDAVWDALDKDDCGNVARGRVVFEGATSTYAHSDGRLVACVGTTNVVVVETADAVLVADRSHVQDVKGLVARIKAQHAPEADTHRKVRRPWGFYDSIDHGERFQVKRIVVTPGARLSLQLHHHRAEHWVVVRGTALVTRGEEQFLLSENESTYIPLGTRHRLENPGKVPLEIIEVQSGAYLGEDDIVRFDDTYGRCGKDAAKP, encoded by the coding sequence ATGAAGGCGGCACCTGCTGTGCCGTCGCCGGAAGCGACGGCGGCACGTGATGCGTCGGCTCGGAACGGGCCGGCTCATTCGTCTGACATTCCCGACCTGGCTGCGCTGGCGGCAACGCCTTGTACGCGGCTCCTGCCCGTCGTGCTCGCGGGCGGCTCCGGCACGCGGCTGTGGCCGATGTCGCGCGAGCACTATCCGAAGCAACTGATCGGCGTGGTCGGCTCGGATTCGCTCCTGCAAGCCACCGTGCGCCGTATGGAAGGCTTTCCTTCCGGCTGGCAAGTCGCGGCGTCGCCGATGATCGTGTGCGGCGACGAGCACCGCTTCGTCATCGACGAGCAGTTGCGCGCGAGCGGTGTGGAAGCGCGCCTGATCGTCGAACCCGCGCGGCGCGATACCGCGCCGGCGCTGACGCTCGCCGCGGCGCTCGCTTGCGCGGCCGGCGACGATGCGATTCTCGTCGCGATGCCTTCAGACCATTCGATTGCCGACGTGCCCGCGTTGCAGCGCGCGATCGAAGCCGCGGCGCGTCACGCGGAACGTGGTGCGATCGCGACGCTCGGCGTGCCGCCGACGCGCCCCGACACGGGCTTCGGTTATATCCGCATCGGCAGCGCGCTCGACGACGGCGCGCATCTGATCGACCGCTTCGTCGAGAAGCCCGCCGCCGAACTCGCGGCGCAGTACGTCGCTGCGGGCACGTACTGGTGGAACAGCGGGATCTTCATTGTGCGTGCGTCGGTATGGCTGGACGCATTGCAGCGCCTGCAGCCCGACATGCACGCCGCCTGCCTCGCGGCCATCGTGCAAGGCGAAGCCGACGGTAAGATTTTCAAGCCCGATTCCGAAGCCTTCACGCATGCGCCGTCCGACTCGATCGACTATGCCGTGATGGAACGCCTGGGCGGCGCCGAGGCGCCGTGCGAGGGCGTCGTCGTGCCGCTGGTGGCGGGCTGGTCCGATCTCGGCTCGTGGGATGCCGTGTGGGACGCGCTCGATAAGGACGATTGCGGCAACGTCGCGCGCGGACGCGTCGTGTTCGAAGGCGCCACGTCGACGTACGCGCACTCCGACGGCCGGCTCGTCGCCTGTGTAGGTACGACGAATGTCGTCGTCGTCGAGACGGCCGATGCGGTGCTCGTCGCGGACCGCTCGCATGTGCAGGACGTGAAGGGGCTCGTGGCGCGCATCAAGGCGCAGCACGCACCCGAAGCGGATACGCATCGCAAGGTGCGCCGTCCGTGGGGTTTCTACGATTCCATCGATCACGGCGAGCGCTTCCAGGTAAAGCGCATCGTCGTCACGCCCGGTGCGCGCCTCTCGCTGCAACTGCATCACCACCGCGCCGAGCATTGGGTCGTCGTGCGCGGCACGGCGCTCGTCACGCGCGGCGAGGAGCAGTTCTTGCTGAGTGAAAACGAGTCCACCTACATTCCGCTCGGCACGCGTCACCGCCTCGAAAACCCGGGGAAGGTGCCGCTCGAAATCATCGAAGTGCAATCGGGAGCTTATCTGGGTGAAGACGACATCGTGCGTTTCGACGACACCTATGGACGTTGCGGAAAAGACGCGGCTAAGCCGTAA
- a CDS encoding GlxA family transcriptional regulator, with amino-acid sequence MPYASIEPALMGWLHASNKSTKCVTRRIAILLFDGFSLLGAGLVAEVFHVANELASTGANDDWVYDVCFLSAEGGNVTCSSSVRVWTDGLDARHYMGFDALFVAGGKGARAAANDERLIGWLRRVHTKTTSVRSIAEGCVLLDAAGIGSHELQRHFSSYMIHAGHEEHAADTGDRLESMKSALTMVKRDLGLDVARGVAERLMPGSSARLVPLLGDAGAASAGDKIRAAARWLQDNCERPISIADAAQVAAMSERNFLRRFKLELGITPSDYLLQARLAITCSLLTDSELPVDKIARRSGMGNGDRLAKIFRKRMMISPTEFRIQSRREAGG; translated from the coding sequence ATGCCTTATGCGAGTATCGAGCCCGCACTAATGGGCTGGTTACATGCTTCGAACAAAAGCACGAAGTGTGTGACGCGCCGGATCGCAATCCTGCTCTTCGACGGTTTCTCTCTTTTGGGAGCGGGGCTCGTCGCAGAGGTGTTCCATGTCGCCAACGAACTCGCGTCGACAGGCGCGAATGACGACTGGGTCTATGACGTCTGCTTCCTCTCCGCCGAGGGCGGCAATGTGACGTGCTCGTCGTCGGTGCGCGTGTGGACCGATGGCCTCGACGCACGTCATTACATGGGGTTCGATGCTTTATTCGTCGCCGGCGGCAAGGGCGCGCGCGCCGCGGCCAACGACGAGCGGCTGATCGGCTGGCTGCGCCGCGTGCATACGAAGACGACCTCCGTGCGCTCGATCGCGGAAGGCTGCGTGCTGCTCGACGCGGCCGGCATCGGCAGCCACGAGCTGCAGCGTCACTTCAGTTCCTACATGATCCACGCGGGTCACGAAGAACACGCGGCCGATACGGGCGATCGTCTCGAATCGATGAAAAGCGCCCTCACGATGGTCAAGCGCGACCTCGGCCTCGATGTCGCGCGCGGCGTGGCCGAACGGTTGATGCCGGGCTCGAGCGCAAGGCTTGTGCCGTTGCTCGGCGACGCCGGGGCGGCGAGCGCGGGCGACAAGATTCGCGCCGCGGCACGCTGGTTGCAGGACAACTGCGAACGGCCGATTTCGATTGCGGATGCGGCACAGGTCGCGGCGATGAGCGAGCGCAACTTCCTGCGCCGCTTCAAGCTCGAGCTGGGCATCACGCCCTCGGACTATCTATTGCAGGCGCGACTTGCGATCACCTGCAGTCTCCTGACCGACTCCGAATTGCCCGTCGACAAGATCGCGCGACGCAGCGGCATGGGCAACGGCGACCGGCTCGCGAAGATCTTTCGCAAGCGAATGATGATTTCGCCGACGGAATTCCGCATACAAAGCCGCCGCGAAGCCGGCGGTTAG